The nucleotide sequence GGGACCAAGGCTACAGCCCTCGGTCTCGATGTCAACGAATTCCATCAACTGCGATTGGGGCAACGTATCGCCAACTTGAATCATGGGAGGTTTCCTAAAATCTGTGGGTTAAAGCTAAAGCATCAATGGTACGCACCAATGCAAACGGCCCACATTGTGGGCCGTTTTCTATTTCGCTGCTTTGTCTGCTTAAATTAGACTTATACAGCCGCTGCCTTTTCAACCAAGCGGGTCGCAACCCAGTTCTTGGTTTTGGAAATTGGACGGCTTTCAGTGATCTCAATCACATCGCCCAACTTGTACTCACCCTTTTCATCATGAGCATGGTACTTGCTAGATTTACCAACAATCTTGCCATAGAGCTCGTGCTTAACACGGCGCTCGATCAAAACTGTCACAGTCTTAGCACGCTTATCGCTGACCACCTTGCCAATCAAGGTGCGCTTGAGGGATTTTTTAGCTTCCGTCATTTATCGCTCCTTATTTGGCGGATTTGTCTGCGCTTTGCTTCTCGACAAGAATAGTCTTGGCGCGAGCAATGTCACGGCGCGCGGAGCGCAGTGAAGCGGTGTTGGTAACTTGTTGGGTGGCCTTTTGCATACGCAAACCAAAGTGAGCTTTTTGCAAAGCTTTGATTTCCGTTTCCAAACCAGCAACGTCTTTTTGGCGTAGTTCAGTAGCTTTCATTTCTTCATTCTCCTGATTACTGGCCAATCATACGACTGACAAAAGTGGTACGCAACGGCAACTTGGCAGCTGCCAAGCGGAACGCTTCACGGGCCAACTCTTCGGGAACACCAACAATTTCAAATACGATTTTGCCAGGCTGGATTTCAGCGACGTAGTACTCAGGGTTACCCTTACCGTTACCCATACGCACTTCAGCAGGCTTTTGGGAAATCGGTTTATCAGGGAACACACGAATCCAGATGCGTCCACCACGCTTCACGTGACGGGAAATCGCACGACGTGCAGATTCAATCTGACGTGCGGTCAAACGACCACGATCAGTACACTTCAGACCGAAGTCACCGAAAGCGACCGAGCTGCCTCGGGTCGCGATACCGGTGTTACGGCCCTTTTGCTCTTTGCGATACTTGCGACGAGCGGGTTGCAACATGATTATTCTCCTTTGCCGTCAGCTGCTGCAGCTGGCGCGGCGACTGAACGTACGCGCTTAACGGCGGGTTTGTTAGCGTCAGCACCAGTGGCTTCAGCAGGCTTGTCGCTACCATCGGCCGGAGCGGCATTGCTGCCGGCTGGACGACGCGCACCACGGGAAGCAGGACGATCTGAACCGGGGCGTGCACCGCCACGGTCATCACGACGAGGACCACGTGGACGACGCTCTTCTTCAGCACGAGGCTCTACAGCAGCGGGCAGATCGTTGCGGCCCAAGGTGTCACCCTTGTAGACCCACACCTTCACGCCAATAATGCCGTAAGTTGTCTTGGCTTCAGAGGTTCCGTAATCGATATCAGCACGCAAGGTGTGAAGTGGAACGCGACCTTCGCGATACCATTCGCAACGTGCGATTTCAATACCGTTCAAGCGGCCCGACGACATGATCTTGATACCCAATGCGCCCAAGCGCATTGCGTTCTGCATAGCACGCTTCATGGCACGGCGGAACATGATCCGCTTTTCCAATTGCTGCGTAATGCTGTCAGCGATCAGCTTCGCATCGATTTCAGGCTTACGCACTTCTTCGATATTCACTGCCACTGGCACGCCGAGCTGCTTGCTCAGATCGCGCTTCAAGTTTTCAATGTCTTCGCCCTTCTTGCCGATCACCACACCAGGACGAGCCGAGTAAATAGTGATACGTGCGTTCTTGGCAGGACGCTCGATCAAAATGCGTGAAACGGAAGCACTCTTCAGTTTCAGCTTCAAGTACTCACGAACCTTGATGTCTTCTGCCAGCATGCCGGCAAAGTCACGGTTGTTCGCGTACCAGCGTGATGACCAATTACGGCTAATCGCCAAGCGAAAGCCGGTTGGGTGGATTTTTTGTCCCATATCTTCCTGGCCTTTTTCAGTTTCCAACCGTCACGTACACATGGCACGTGGGTTTGCGAATTTGATTACCGCGACCTTTTGCACGTGCTGTGAAGCGACGCAACGAAGCACCTTGCTCGACGTAGATGGTTTTCACCTTCAATTCGTCGATATCAGCGCCGTCGTTGTGCTCAGCATTTGCAATGGCTGACTCCAGAACCTTCTTGATAATCACGGCAGCTTTTTTCTGTGTGAATTGCAAGATGTTCAAAGCTTGGTCAACTTTTTTGCCACGGATCAGGTCCGCGACCAAACGACCTTTGTCTACTGACAAACGGACGCCACGAAGGGTTGCACGAGTTTCCATGGTCACCTCCTTATTTCTTCTGGACTTTTTTGTCCGCAGGGTGACCCTTGAAAGTACGTGTGAGCGCGAACTCACCCAACTTGTGGCCAACCATTTGATCGGTGATATAGACAGGCACGTGTTGCTTGCCGTTGTGCACGGCGATGGTCAAGCCGATGAATTCGGGCAAGATCATTGAACGACGGGACCAAGTCTTAATCGGCTTTTTGTCCTTGGTTGCCACGGCCTTTTCAGTCTTGGCAATCAGGTGATGGTCAACAAAGGGACCTTTTTTCAGTGAACGAGTCATTTACCTACCCCTTACTTCTTGCGACGCGACACGATCATGACCTGCGTGCGCTTGTTGTTACGGGTACGGTAGCCCTTGGTCAGATTACCCCAAGGATCGACTGCATGACGGCCTTCACCGGTCTTACCTTCGCCACCACCGTGTGGGTGATCGACAGGATTCATAACCACACCGCGAACGGTAGGACGAATACCCATCCAGCGCTTGACACCGGCTTTACCCAGTTGGCGCAGGCTGTGCTCTTCGTTCGCCACTTGACCCAAGGTCGCACGGCAATCGATATGAATCTTACGAACTTCGCCGGAACGTACGCGAACTTGCGCGTAGGTGCCTTCACGAGCCAACAGTGTTGCCGATGAACCCGCAGAGCGGATCATTTGAGCACCCTTGCCAACTTGCAATTCAACACAATGGATCACAGAACCGACAGGAATATTGCGAATCGGCAAAGTGTTGCCAACACGAATAGGAGCTTCGGAACCACTCATGATCGTTGCGCCGACTTCCAAGCCACGTGGAGCGATGATGTAGCTACGCTCACCGTCCGCATAGCACACCAGGGCGATGTGCGCGGAACGGTTTGGATCGTATTCAATACGCTCAACCTTGGCTGGAATACCATCTTTAACACGACGGAAGTCAACAACACGGTAGTGATGCTTGTGACCACCGCCCTTGTGACGTGTGGTGATGTGACCGTTGTTGTTACGTCCAGCTTTTTGGAACTGAGGTTCCAACAGCGCTGCGTGCGGAGCACCTTTGTACAGGTGGTCACGCGAAATCTTCACCACGCCACGACGGCCTGGGGAAGTTGGTTTCATTTTAATAACAGCCATGATTACGCAGCCTCCCCACCGAGGTTCAGCTCTTGACCGGGTTTCAAGGTCACGTATGCCTTGCGAACATTGTCGCGACGACCTACAGACTTACCGAAACGCTTGGTCTTGCCTTTGGTGTTTACAACGGAAACGCCTTTGACTTCAACCTTGAACATCAATTCCACAGCGGCCTTGATTTCAAATTTAGTTGCGTCTTGCAGCACTTTGAAAGTAACCGCGTTGCTCTTTTCAGCAACCATAGTGGCTTTTTCAGACACGATGGGCGCAACGAGAACCTTCATCAATCGACCTTCGTCGAACTTGGATACTTGGGTACCGTGGCTCATGCGAACATCTCCTTGAGTTGGTCCATTGCAGCCTTGGTGACCAGTACCTTGCGATAGTGAACCAGCGACACGGGATCTGCATAGCGTGGCTCAACAACCAAGATGTTGACCAAGTTGCGTGAAGCGAGGTAAAGATTGTCATCAACCTGATCGGCGATCACCAAGACGGAATCCAAGTTCATTGCTTTGAACTTAGCGGCCAATGCCTTAGTCTTGGGTGTATCAACGGTCAAAGACTCTACTACTGCCAAGCGACCTTCACGGGCCAGCTGGGACAAGATAGCAGCCATACCAGCACGGTACATCTTCTTGTTGATCTTTTGGGCGAAGTTTTCATCAGGCATGTTCGGGAAAATCCGACCGCCGCCGCGCCACAATGGAGAAGAGGTCATACCAGCACGAGCACGACCAGTACCCTTTTGCTTGAATGGCTTCTTCGTTGAGTGATGAACTTGTTCACGGTCTTTTTGAGCGCGTGTACCTTGGCGCGCATTGGCCTGGAACGCGACTACGACTTGGTGAACCAGATCTTCGTTATATGCACGACCAAAAACCGCTTCTGAAGCTTCGATTTTGGAAGTTGCTTGACCTTGGTCATTCAGGAGTTCGAGCTGCATTAGTTCGCTCCTTTTGCAGATTCAGACTTGGCCTTAACAGCCGGGCGCACTGTAACAAAACCGCCAGCAGATCCAGGCACAGCGCCACGAATCATCAGCAATTGACGTGCTTCATCAATACGAATCACGTCCAAGTTTTGAGTTGTCACCGTCGCGTCACCCAAATGACCAGTCATGCGCTTACCAGGGAACACGCGACCAGGATCTTGGGCCATACCGATGGATCCAGGCACGTTATGCGAACGGCTG is from Rhodoferax aquaticus and encodes:
- the rpsQ gene encoding 30S ribosomal protein S17; the encoded protein is MTEAKKSLKRTLIGKVVSDKRAKTVTVLIERRVKHELYGKIVGKSSKYHAHDEKGEYKLGDVIEITESRPISKTKNWVATRLVEKAAAV
- the rpmC gene encoding 50S ribosomal protein L29, producing MKATELRQKDVAGLETEIKALQKAHFGLRMQKATQQVTNTASLRSARRDIARAKTILVEKQSADKSAK
- the rplP gene encoding 50S ribosomal protein L16, which gives rise to MLQPARRKYRKEQKGRNTGIATRGSSVAFGDFGLKCTDRGRLTARQIESARRAISRHVKRGGRIWIRVFPDKPISQKPAEVRMGNGKGNPEYYVAEIQPGKIVFEIVGVPEELAREAFRLAAAKLPLRTTFVSRMIGQ
- the rpsC gene encoding 30S ribosomal protein S3, with translation MGQKIHPTGFRLAISRNWSSRWYANNRDFAGMLAEDIKVREYLKLKLKSASVSRILIERPAKNARITIYSARPGVVIGKKGEDIENLKRDLSKQLGVPVAVNIEEVRKPEIDAKLIADSITQQLEKRIMFRRAMKRAMQNAMRLGALGIKIMSSGRLNGIEIARCEWYREGRVPLHTLRADIDYGTSEAKTTYGIIGVKVWVYKGDTLGRNDLPAAVEPRAEEERRPRGPRRDDRGGARPGSDRPASRGARRPAGSNAAPADGSDKPAEATGADANKPAVKRVRSVAAPAAAADGKGE
- the rplV gene encoding 50S ribosomal protein L22, translated to METRATLRGVRLSVDKGRLVADLIRGKKVDQALNILQFTQKKAAVIIKKVLESAIANAEHNDGADIDELKVKTIYVEQGASLRRFTARAKGRGNQIRKPTCHVYVTVGN
- the rpsS gene encoding 30S ribosomal protein S19, with product MTRSLKKGPFVDHHLIAKTEKAVATKDKKPIKTWSRRSMILPEFIGLTIAVHNGKQHVPVYITDQMVGHKLGEFALTRTFKGHPADKKVQKK
- the rplB gene encoding 50S ribosomal protein L2, encoding MAVIKMKPTSPGRRGVVKISRDHLYKGAPHAALLEPQFQKAGRNNNGHITTRHKGGGHKHHYRVVDFRRVKDGIPAKVERIEYDPNRSAHIALVCYADGERSYIIAPRGLEVGATIMSGSEAPIRVGNTLPIRNIPVGSVIHCVELQVGKGAQMIRSAGSSATLLAREGTYAQVRVRSGEVRKIHIDCRATLGQVANEEHSLRQLGKAGVKRWMGIRPTVRGVVMNPVDHPHGGGEGKTGEGRHAVDPWGNLTKGYRTRNNKRTQVMIVSRRKK
- the rplW gene encoding 50S ribosomal protein L23, which translates into the protein MSHGTQVSKFDEGRLMKVLVAPIVSEKATMVAEKSNAVTFKVLQDATKFEIKAAVELMFKVEVKGVSVVNTKGKTKRFGKSVGRRDNVRKAYVTLKPGQELNLGGEAA
- the rplD gene encoding 50S ribosomal protein L4; translation: MQLELLNDQGQATSKIEASEAVFGRAYNEDLVHQVVVAFQANARQGTRAQKDREQVHHSTKKPFKQKGTGRARAGMTSSPLWRGGGRIFPNMPDENFAQKINKKMYRAGMAAILSQLAREGRLAVVESLTVDTPKTKALAAKFKAMNLDSVLVIADQVDDNLYLASRNLVNILVVEPRYADPVSLVHYRKVLVTKAAMDQLKEMFA